One window of the Thermodesulfobacteriota bacterium genome contains the following:
- the hisC gene encoding histidinol-phosphate transaminase — protein sequence MGDFKRYLVPWMDQVNPYDTEDLTLAWSRPELKRMMVNENPIPPSERVLQAILEAAKMGNRYPDNGPRLRAKIAKLYDLGPENVYLGSGSSEIIDMVVRLFVAPGDEVVLPSPTFSLYALRTRAVGGQVVSVDLTPDFQYDVEAMLRAVTPKTKLMVVCRPNNPTGHFIPDEDLMKLVELGIPLLIDEAYLEYHPEHESKAPLVREYAHLVVSHTLSKAYGIAGIRLGYALADEALIGYFRKMQLPWNTSLLALAAAEAVLDDMEEMRRKAAYNNAGVQYLCEELSKIPGVRPYFSHGNYVLVDATEAGVTGKEVVEHLLEEAGILLKPFGPFRGRGGLFRISVGTQEENALCVQALRRFIQQRRGEKEA from the coding sequence ATGGGTGACTTCAAGCGCTATCTCGTTCCTTGGATGGACCAGGTGAACCCCTACGATACCGAGGACCTGACGCTCGCCTGGTCGAGACCTGAACTCAAACGGATGATGGTCAACGAGAACCCGATCCCCCCCTCCGAGAGGGTTCTTCAGGCGATTCTTGAGGCAGCCAAGATGGGAAATCGTTATCCCGATAACGGACCCCGCCTCCGGGCAAAGATCGCGAAACTTTATGACCTCGGTCCGGAAAATGTCTATCTCGGTTCCGGGTCATCCGAGATCATCGACATGGTGGTTCGCCTCTTCGTCGCCCCGGGGGATGAAGTGGTCCTTCCCTCTCCCACTTTCTCCCTCTATGCCCTCCGGACCCGGGCGGTGGGAGGTCAGGTCGTCTCCGTCGACCTGACCCCGGATTTTCAATACGATGTGGAGGCGATGCTCCGAGCGGTGACCCCCAAGACCAAATTGATGGTGGTCTGCAGGCCCAATAACCCGACCGGCCATTTCATCCCGGACGAGGACCTCATGAAGCTCGTGGAACTCGGGATTCCCCTCCTGATCGATGAGGCCTACCTCGAATATCATCCAGAGCATGAATCGAAGGCCCCCCTGGTCCGGGAATATGCCCATCTCGTTGTCTCCCATACCCTTTCGAAGGCCTACGGCATCGCGGGAATCCGGTTGGGCTATGCCTTAGCCGACGAGGCCCTGATCGGGTATTTTCGGAAGATGCAGCTCCCCTGGAACACGAGCCTCCTCGCCTTGGCCGCGGCCGAAGCCGTCCTGGATGATATGGAGGAGATGAGGCGGAAGGCCGCCTATAATAATGCCGGTGTCCAATACCTTTGCGAGGAGCTTTCAAAAATCCCGGGGGTGAGGCCCTATTTCTCTCACGGCAATTATGTCCTCGTCGATGCGACGGAGGCTGGGGTCACGGGGAAAGAAGTGGTGGAGCACCTGCTGGAAGAGGCAGGAATCCTCCTCAAACCCTTTGGGCCCTTCCGCGGCAGGGGGGGGCTTTTCCGCATCAGTGTCGGGACGCAGGAAGAGAACGCCCTCTGTGTCCAGGCCCTCCGGCGTTTCATCCAGCAGAGGCGTGGGGAGAAGGAGGCATGA
- a CDS encoding GntR family transcriptional regulator — MAETFSLESGVPKYLQISHWLMEMIQKSRFKPGDKLPSESKLAEWFQVNRNTVRQAIADLVAKGIVKKKNGVGTFVLGRAVQPVKYSLQNISSFTDDMIRMGITPKTRLIHKAVIEAPPNVAEKLMLGRERRVILTERLRLGNRLPLVIERSYLPYQEYRPLLKMRLTGSLYHLLTKRFGVDLHRSIQTFRAVLLSPEDARWLEVPPHSPAIFLESVIYDSKNIPVEVLHAYHRGDKYVFEVESGRYRCDLEDRPS, encoded by the coding sequence ATGGCCGAGACCTTTTCGCTCGAATCGGGCGTTCCCAAATATCTCCAGATCAGCCACTGGTTGATGGAGATGATCCAGAAGAGCCGTTTTAAGCCCGGCGACAAATTACCCTCGGAATCGAAACTGGCGGAGTGGTTCCAGGTGAACCGGAATACCGTCCGGCAGGCGATCGCGGATTTGGTGGCCAAGGGGATCGTCAAGAAAAAGAACGGCGTGGGAACCTTCGTCCTCGGCCGGGCGGTCCAACCGGTCAAATATTCCCTCCAGAACATCTCCAGCTTTACCGACGATATGATCCGCATGGGGATCACCCCAAAGACGAGGTTGATTCACAAGGCCGTGATCGAGGCGCCTCCCAACGTGGCCGAAAAATTGATGCTGGGTCGGGAGAGGCGGGTGATCCTCACCGAGAGGCTCCGGTTGGGCAATCGGCTCCCCCTGGTGATCGAACGGAGTTACCTGCCCTATCAGGAGTACCGGCCCCTACTCAAAATGCGCTTAACGGGTTCCCTCTACCATCTCCTGACCAAAAGGTTCGGCGTCGACCTCCACCGTTCGATCCAGACCTTCCGGGCGGTCCTCCTCTCCCCGGAGGATGCCCGATGGCTCGAGGTCCCGCCCCACTCGCCCGCCATTTTCCTCGAAAGCGTGATCTATGATTCGAAGAACATACCGGTGGAGGTCCTCCACGCCTATCACCGGGGGGACAAATATGTCTTCGAGGTGGAATCGGGGAGGTACCGGTGCGATCTCGAGGACAGGCCCTCTTGA
- a CDS encoding transaldolase: MTQPTPFERLMETHPGAEIWWDSSPLIYDRWAEGFLQRVGPERAEALQKSLKRLFDSDRPGDTLFRGVTTNPPLSLNVMKARGPYVDEIVDRLLETYGTLDRESLFWMTYKEIIRRGAEMFLEVFRRSGFRYGYLSGQVDPRHLTDAKRMIEEALDLASLGPNVMIKVPGTKEGYEVIRFLTSLGIPTNNTLTFVLPQLMACAKAVQEGLEIAKKNGVDLSRWRSVITHMTARYGDLGDLRREAEALKIDLTEADVRWAEIAIFKKAYWLLKERGYPSKMLICSMRIGPVVDGRKHCWHLEKLAGGDIVFTCPPPFIEAVFDNLEGVTFTPQIDAEVPRAVLDKLRRIPYFERAYDEEGYTPDQFISHPAMIATAREFSKATEEMVEWVGRRLLSREGSSLMG; encoded by the coding sequence ATGACCCAGCCAACGCCTTTTGAAAGATTGATGGAGACCCACCCCGGGGCGGAGATCTGGTGGGATTCCTCGCCGCTGATTTATGACCGCTGGGCCGAGGGATTTCTGCAGCGGGTCGGCCCGGAGAGGGCTGAAGCCCTGCAAAAGAGCCTGAAGCGGCTTTTCGATTCCGATCGTCCAGGCGATACCCTTTTTCGTGGGGTGACCACGAATCCGCCCCTTTCGTTAAACGTGATGAAGGCGAGGGGCCCCTACGTCGACGAGATCGTGGATCGCCTCCTGGAAACCTACGGGACCCTTGATCGGGAGTCGCTCTTCTGGATGACCTACAAGGAGATCATCCGGAGAGGGGCCGAGATGTTTTTAGAGGTGTTCAGACGCTCGGGCTTTCGATACGGTTACCTCTCCGGCCAGGTCGATCCGAGGCATCTCACCGATGCGAAGAGGATGATCGAGGAGGCCCTCGACTTGGCAAGCCTCGGGCCCAATGTGATGATCAAGGTGCCGGGGACCAAGGAAGGCTATGAGGTGATCCGTTTTCTCACATCCCTGGGCATCCCCACCAACAATACCCTCACCTTCGTGCTTCCCCAGTTGATGGCCTGTGCGAAGGCGGTCCAGGAGGGCCTGGAGATAGCTAAAAAAAACGGCGTCGATCTGTCCCGGTGGCGATCCGTCATCACCCACATGACGGCTCGTTACGGAGATCTCGGAGACCTTCGCAGGGAGGCGGAGGCCTTGAAGATCGATCTCACCGAGGCCGATGTCCGGTGGGCAGAGATCGCCATCTTCAAGAAGGCCTACTGGCTCCTCAAAGAGAGGGGTTACCCGAGCAAAATGCTGATCTGTTCGATGAGGATCGGTCCGGTGGTCGACGGAAGAAAGCACTGCTGGCACCTCGAGAAGCTGGCCGGCGGGGACATCGTCTTCACCTGTCCGCCTCCTTTCATCGAGGCCGTCTTCGATAACCTCGAGGGCGTGACCTTCACCCCCCAGATCGATGCGGAGGTGCCTCGGGCGGTCCTCGATAAACTCCGTAGGATCCCGTATTTCGAGAGGGCATATGACGAAGAGGGTTACACGCCGGACCAATTTATCTCCCATCCGGCCATGATCGCCACGGCGAGGGAATTCTCCAAGGCCACCGAAGAGATGGTCGAATGGGTGGGAAGGCGCCTCCTGAGCAGAGAAGGCTCCTCCCTCATGGGTTGA